A stretch of Macrobrachium rosenbergii isolate ZJJX-2024 chromosome 12, ASM4041242v1, whole genome shotgun sequence DNA encodes these proteins:
- the LOC136844012 gene encoding uncharacterized protein, protein MSPSPQHSLYPIPPSPQHPFHPNIPFTPATPSPQNPFPRTSHSPQHPLYSITPSPQHPLHPNNPFTPKSPSQTSRSPQHPLHPNNPFAPKSPSQIIPFTPTSLHPNIPFTPIAPSTQNPLPRASPSPQNSLPRTSPSPQQPLRPKIPFLEHCLYSNIPFTLYLLHPNIPSP, encoded by the coding sequence ATGTCCCCTTCACCCCAACATTCCCTTTATCCCATACCTCCTTCACCCCAACATCCCTTCCATCCCAACATCCCCTTCACCCCAGCAACCCCTTCGCCCCAAAATCCCTTTCCTAGAACATCCCATTCACCCCAACATCCCCTTTACTCTATAACTCCTTCACCCCAACATCCCCTTCACCCCAACAACCCCTTCACCCCAAAATCCCCTTCCCAAACATCCCGTTCACCTCAACATCCCCTTCACCCCAATAACCCCTTCGCCCCAAAATCCCCTTCCCAGATCATCCCCTTCACCCCAACATCCCTTCACCCTAACATCCCCTTCACCCCAATAGCCCCCTCGACCCAAAATCCCCTTCCCAGAGCATCCCCTTCACCCCAAAATTCCCTTCCCAGAACATCCCCTTCACCCCAACAACCCCTTCGCCCCAAAATCCCCTTCCTAGAACATTGCCTTTACTCCAACATCCCCTTTACCCTATACCTCCTTCACCCCAACATCCCTTCACCCTAA